The genomic DNA AAAGAATTCCATTCCATTTTTTCTATAGTTATTAAAAAAACAACACAGTAAATATCAATTATTTACTCAATAACAGCGATAGCTTCAACTTCCACTAATGCATCTTTAGGCAATCTCGATACTTCTAGTGTCACTCTTGCTGGATAAGGTTCTTGCAAAAATTGCTGCATAACTTCGTTAAACTCAGAAAAAAACACAAGATCATCAAGGTAGACATTTACTTTAACTAAATCATCAAGTGTTCCTCCCGATGCTTCAACGATCGCTTTTAAGTTCTTAAAAACTTGAATAGCCTGCTCTTTAAAATCATTGGCAACAATATTCCCAGATACAGGGTCAATTGGTATTTGACCTGAAAGATATACTGTCTTACCCACTTTAACTGCCTGTGAATAAGGACCAATTGCTGATGGTGCCTTTTCTGTTTGAATAATTTCTTTTCCCATAATTTTCTCTTATTTATCAATAATCCAATTCATACCACGATAGAAAATAAATCCAACGAACCGTAAAAATGCACTTATCCACTCACAGCAGCAGATCTCCGTTGAATAAAATTTTATCCTATCACAATGCAACAGCACAATAGCACACTAATAAAGACCGATGCCATTGGCAACCCACCAGTCTTTACCTAATAACCACGTCCGAATAATACCTGATTAATAGTTGTATAGCCAATTTTTCCCTATTCCAAAATTCCTCTTTAATTAATATATTGACCTCTTTAATAGCCCAGCCCTCTAGCATCAACCATATTTTCAAAGTATATCAGTTTATTTTTAAGCTAGCCATATCATCACTAGAAAATGAATATACAAGGTTCTACGCTTTAATCAACTTTCTTTTGCAAATGCACAAAAGAGAAGCTAGAACCAAAATTCTCGAGCCATTTATTTTCATAACCAACCTTATGATACAGATTCAAATTGCATTCATTATCATATCCTGTAAATACATTATAAACATTATTTGGCACTTGTTCTTCAACATATAAAAGCAATTTAGTTGCAATACCTTGACCTTGGAATTCTGGTTTAACCATTAATCTTAAAATATGACAATGATTTCCTTTAGTGACATATCTTACAGATCCAATAATTTCTTCACCTTTCTCCACGATTAAAAATTTTACTATTTTTTGTATCTGCTTAAGATATTCTAGTGTTTCTGTTAAAGGGGGAAGAATCCCACAATTATTATATAATTTCGCCTGAGATTGAAAACATATTTGTTGCAGTTGATAAATTTTTGAAAGTTCCTCAATATTAGCTTCCCTAATTTTAATATCCATTTT from Neisseriaceae bacterium includes the following:
- a CDS encoding RidA family protein → MGKEIIQTEKAPSAIGPYSQAVKVGKTVYLSGQIPIDPVSGNIVANDFKEQAIQVFKNLKAIVEASGGTLDDLVKVNVYLDDLVFFSEFNEVMQQFLQEPYPARVTLEVSRLPKDALVEVEAIAVIE
- a CDS encoding GNAT family N-acetyltransferase gives rise to the protein MDIKIREANIEELSKIYQLQQICFQSQAKLYNNCGILPPLTETLEYLKQIQKIVKFLIVEKGEEIIGSVRYVTKGNHCHILRLMVKPEFQGQGIATKLLLYVEEQVPNNVYNVFTGYDNECNLNLYHKVGYENKWLENFGSSFSFVHLQKKVD